A genomic window from Deltaproteobacteria bacterium includes:
- a CDS encoding fused MFS/spermidine synthase, translated as MGRILLFVLILAALSCEDRSSPPGTTDTVRSPQIRFDKRSEFGRILVVDEGGMRNLRFGTEDAGNQSTISLSSPSAVPMEYIRFAMLGMALTPQRERALMIGLGGGAFTTLLRRHYSTLWIDVVEINPVVVEAAKRFFGVREDPRFRIHIEDGAAFIQRTQRLYDLIFLDVHTGDAMPEHLATVEFFNGVKANLSTGGVAVLNVWDEGERETLIKRSFRATFPATACIRSTDGFNLVLFGKALGTMPAHADLVTAARQLTSDLGLFFDLAKVAERLRIECSGP; from the coding sequence ATGGGGCGCATACTATTATTTGTCCTAATCTTAGCAGCTTTGTCCTGTGAAGACAGATCATCTCCACCGGGCACAACAGACACAGTCCGCTCACCTCAGATCCGCTTTGATAAGCGCTCTGAATTCGGTCGCATTCTGGTGGTGGACGAAGGCGGCATGCGCAACCTCCGGTTTGGTACCGAAGACGCTGGCAACCAGAGCACGATCTCACTTTCAAGTCCCAGCGCAGTTCCAATGGAGTATATCCGTTTTGCGATGCTCGGTATGGCGTTAACTCCCCAACGCGAGCGTGCACTCATGATCGGTTTAGGGGGTGGCGCCTTCACGACGTTGTTACGACGACACTATTCCACCTTGTGGATCGACGTCGTGGAGATTAATCCAGTTGTAGTCGAGGCCGCCAAGAGATTCTTCGGTGTGCGAGAAGACCCACGCTTTCGTATCCACATAGAGGACGGCGCCGCTTTCATACAGCGAACGCAACGTTTATATGACCTGATTTTCCTTGATGTACATACAGGAGACGCTATGCCCGAGCACCTGGCTACGGTCGAGTTCTTCAACGGGGTCAAGGCGAACTTGTCCACCGGTGGAGTCGCAGTTCTTAATGTCTGGGACGAGGGAGAGAGAGAAACGCTAATTAAGAGGAGCTTCCGGGCCACGTTTCCAGCGACGGCGTGTATCCGAAGCACAGATGGCTTCAATCTGGTTCTCTTCGGCAAGGCTCTTGGGACAATGCCAGCGCATGCGGATTTGGTGACAGCAGCCCGCCAGCTCACATCGGATTTGGGCCTATTCTTTGATCTCGCCAAAGTGGCTGAGCGACTGAGGATAGAGTGCTCAGGACCATAG